One Tachysurus vachellii isolate PV-2020 chromosome 8, HZAU_Pvac_v1, whole genome shotgun sequence genomic window carries:
- the LOC132849899 gene encoding E3 ubiquitin-protein ligase TRIM39-like yields the protein MASKFSEKDFSCSVCCDIFKDPVVLHCSHSVCKVCLQQFWETKGSRECPVCRTKSSMNDPPMSLVLKNLCETFLQERSQRSSSVSETVCSLHSEKLKLFCLDDQQPVCLVCRDSRKHTNHKFCPIDEAVTDCKEKLKTALKPLQEKLKIFTDCKLNWSQTAEHIKIQAQHTEHQIKEQFEKLHQFLRDEEAVRIAALRVEEEQKSQMMKEKIEKLNRDISSLSDTIIAIEEEMGAEDVLFFQKYKATVKRAQCTLQHPEELSGALIHVAKHLANLKFRVWEKMQDTVQYTPVTLDPNTVHPNLIVSDDLTSVRVSDEKQKLPDNPERFDKHWCILGSEGFNSGTHCWDVDVGDNTGWFVGVMTESAQRKEKIFSRSGMWYVGYYKGKYGAGSTPQKSTPLSVEQKLQRIRMKLDWDRGKLSFSNPLTNTHIHTFAHTFTDKLLPFLRAIRKECPLMIVPLQCSVRLNQIS from the exons ATGGCTTCTAAGTTCTCAGAGAAGGATTTCTCCTGTTCTGTGTGCTGTGACATCTTCAAGGATCCTGTTGTTCTGCACTGcagtcacagtgtgtgtaaagtgtgtttgcAGCAGTTCTGGGAGACCAAAGGATCCAGAGAATGTCCTGTTTGTAGGACAAAGTCATCTATGAATGATCCTCCCATGAGTCTGGTCTTAAAGAACCTGTGTGAGACTTTCTTACAGGAGAGAAGTCAGAGATCTTCATCAGTATCTGAAACAGTCTGCAGTCTGCACAGTGAGAAACTCAAACTCTTCTGTCTGGATGATCAACAGccggtgtgtttggtgtgtcgGGATTCAAGAAAACACACCAACCACAAATTCTGCCCCATTGATGAGGCAGTAACAGACTGtaag gaGAAGCTCAAAACTGCACTGAAGCCCCTACAGGAGAAACTGAAGATCTTTACAGACTGTAAACTGAACTGGAGCCAGACTGCAGAACATATAAAG ATTCAGGCCCAACACACAGAGCATCAGATTAAGGAGCAGTTTGAGAAGCTTCACCAGTTTCTACGAGATGAAGAGGCAGTCAGGATCGCTGCACTGAGAGTGGAAGAGGAGCAGAAGAGTCagatgatgaaggagaagattgagaagCTGAACAGAGACATATCATCTCTTTCAGACACAATCATAGCCATAGAAGAGGAGATGGGAGCTGAAGACGTCCTGTTCTTCCAA AAGTACAAGGCCACAGTGAAAAG AGCCCAGTGCACACTGCAGCATCCAGAGGAGCTTTCAGGAGCACTGATCCATGTGGCAAAACATCTGGCCAACCTGAAGTTCAGAGTCTGGGAGAAGATGCAGGACACTGTCCAATACA caccTGTAACTCTGGACCCCAACACTGTTCATCCTAATCTCATTGTATCTGATGATCTGACCAGTGTGAGAGTCAGTGATGAGAAACAGAAACTTCCAGAtaatccagagagatttgataAACATTGGTGTATCCTGGGCTCTGAGGGCTTTAACTCAGGGACACACTGCTGGGATGTTGATGTTGGAGACAATACAGGCTGGTTTGTGGGTGTGATGACAGAATCTGCTCAGAGGAAGGAGAAAATATTCTCCCGAAGTGGTATGTGGTATGTGGGATATTATAAAGGTAAATATGGAGCAGGTTCTACACCACAGAAATCCACTCCCCTCTCAGTAGAACAGAAACTACAGAGGATCAGAATGAAACTGGACTgggacagaggaaagctgtcatTCTCCAACCCtcttactaacacacacatacacactttcgcacacacatttactgacAAATTACTGCCATTCCTACGTGCAATTCGTAAAGAATGTCCTCTAATGATCGTCCCACTTCAGTGCTCTGTAAGActgaatcagatcagttag